A region of Pyxidicoccus parkwaysis DNA encodes the following proteins:
- a CDS encoding PaaI family thioesterase, producing MSDFTLPEDKAGRLERCSVFYTEAVPHNHALGLRLVDVAASEATVELPYADFLVGNPETGVLAGGAVTTLIDATCGTAVFLKVGRLMPIVTLDLRIDYLRPARPGISLTCVAECYRMTRQVAFVRALVHQGDKSNPVASSQGTFMKLEE from the coding sequence ATGTCGGACTTCACGCTTCCCGAGGACAAGGCGGGGCGGCTGGAGCGCTGCTCGGTCTTCTACACAGAAGCCGTGCCGCACAACCATGCGCTCGGCCTGAGGCTGGTGGACGTCGCCGCCTCCGAGGCCACCGTCGAGCTGCCCTACGCGGACTTCCTCGTCGGCAACCCGGAGACGGGCGTGCTCGCCGGTGGCGCCGTGACGACGCTCATCGATGCGACGTGCGGCACCGCCGTCTTCCTGAAGGTCGGCCGCCTCATGCCGATTGTCACGTTGGACCTGCGCATCGACTACCTGCGCCCCGCCCGCCCCGGCATCTCGCTCACCTGCGTGGCCGAGTGCTACCGGATGACGCGGCAGGTGGCCTTCGTCCGCGCGCTCGTGCATCAGGGCGACAAGAGCAACCCGGTGGCCTCTTCACAGGGCACCTTCATGAAGCTGGAGGAGTGA